A segment of the Rutidosis leptorrhynchoides isolate AG116_Rl617_1_P2 unplaced genomic scaffold, CSIRO_AGI_Rlap_v1 contig247, whole genome shotgun sequence genome:
AGCCATGTACGTGAATGGGGTGTCAGTGAATCCAGACAGCATGTGGGGGTTCTCAAACTCAGTTGCCATATGAATATCCTCCGGAGCTATTTCAGCATTTCGATTCAAGTCATTAGCAGCATCTTGTCTGCGGACAGGAGCAGTATCAACATGCATGGTAGTGTCGGAATTTATATGAGAAGTAACATTATTCCTGCTGACAGGAACTGTATCAACATGCATTTCAGAATCAGAGTTCATGTTATGAGTAACATCAGTCCTGCTCTCCGGACCAGAATTAGTATGCATTTCCTCGACATCTGGAAAAATAGTAGATGATTGATTGGACATGGAAGTTTGTACACGAATGGGAACAGATACAGTTTCCGTAATTCTTTGGCATCTTATTGTGCAAGATCCAACCGAAGTAGCAGCTGCAGTACACAATAAAGACGACAGAATAAGTTTGAGGCTTGAATTAGGACTGCTCCCTCATAAATTCATAGTGCATTTTTGTATACCACAATGCACATAGTACACAGTTTGATTGAGATTTCCAATTTATCTACAGTTTCATGAAGCTCATTATATAACACAGCTCCAGTATGGAATTCTAAAAGTTTATATAGCCAACCCATATCTGACAACCCTCAACTTCCAAACTCAAATCAACCATAACTATTGGTGTCTTAGAAGTATTCCTAACGATCATTTTCAGAAAAGAAAACACCGAAAGAAAAAGAGCAAGAAGAAACAATTGACAACGATAGAAACTTGCTAGGGTAAGGGAAACAAACCAACCTCGTTGACTCGCTTGCAAAGGAGTTGCAAAATGAGCAGAAACATTAGGCTGCTCTTGAGTATCGCCGACATTTGATGGCCATGCAGCGTGAGTGGCTCGAGTTGATAAAGGAGTTGCAGCTCCTTCTCTTGTTCTGCATCGAGGACAGAGAACTGAACATGAGTTTACGTTAGATTATGGATTCCACAAATCAGTGTTGACCAAAGACCTTTAGAGGACCATAAATCAATTTATTGTGCAGACCAACTGTCGGAGACAAGACAAGATCTGAATTTAACCAATTCAAGGATGGTAACAGCCAGTAATTCAAAACAACATTCTTGAAAAACAGATTTTTCCTACCTGCCATTCTCACTCATGACTCATGCAACATGAACATCAGAATttcagaaaaataaaataaaaaatactagACATCCTGGTCACTTAGCAACTACCTTTTCCCCCTTGGTGGCTTATTAACTTCAGTCACGAGACGCTCACGAGCTGCTTCTAGCTCTTCAACCATCCCTCCTAAAACTGTGAAAGCTTCAGGCACCAGCATTAGAAGACCACGCCGGACATGTACGTTACAAATAGCAACCTACAACTAACAGAGACTAAGAAAAACGTCCCAGAATAATAGTCTTACAGTAACAAAAAGAAGATGAAAATGAAAAACCTTCAACCCAGCAGGGGAGAAAACTTTGAGATCATTAATGGGCTTGTATTCCATGGCAAAAACACGCTGGACACCATCTGTCATGGACAACTTGAGACACCTCTTAATTCCGGGCGGTGTCTCCTGGTATCTGCCCCTCAGAGGACAGCTGATATTAACTATCTCATCTACCTACAAATTGAAAATTTACATCAGGCATGCCAAAAATAGTTCATATGAAAACACTCTCCTACTCACTAGCACAAACACATTtcatatgaaaaaatatatatatattatctaaaaCCAAATACACTATGCGCACCTGCAAGACAAAGGGTCCCTTTAAATCGACCATGTTTAAAGTATGCACATTTTCAGGCAACACCCCGCCACCAGACCGATTCATGTCGGAGAACAAAAACTGCTCAAAACAGAGCTTTGCTTTTGTATTCAAATCAAAAATTGCGAAGCCCTGACCAGAACCTTCAAGTCCGCGAACGCAAGCATCCAACCACTCATTTTTAAGCCTCAATCCCATTCCCGCCAGAAGATCCCCAATTGGAGAGCCAGTGCTCATGCTAGAATACACTGGAGGAGCAGAAGTGGTGGGATtgggcggcggcggcggcggcggtgAAGAAGTAGGAGATGGAGTTGACAGGTTGTCTGAGACGTCGACAAAGTCGTCGTCGGAGATGATTGTAACGGGTTCCTGATTAGCGGGTGCGGGTGGTGGGTTAGGAGGGTTTTGGATCTGGACTTCATCGTCGGCTTCTTCGTCATCAGAAACGCATGTCAATCGAAGACGTCTTCTTGGCATTGTAAAGTGTAGATCGTCCAAATAGTTGAATTAAATTGTTTTTTATCCCAATTGGGAGTTCTTTTTTGCAGAGGGTTTATTGATTTTCCCTCCATTTTTAAGTTTCGTGGAAAGAGCTGAGGATGGAAATAACTAGAATTTGGGCTCTCAGGCCCATTTGACTACATGCTTATTACGGATTGGGCCGACTATATGTACCTCCCTCACCCGAGTCTCACAataaatttttttctttctttttatttattttattttattaaacttgAAGTAATAGTTAAAACTTAAAATCAAGTTACTATGAAGAATGGATGAAAGTGTGAAACGTAAAATGGTAGAAATGTAGAACCAACGAAAGTTCTCATTATTGGACTAAAAAATAATATTATAGAAATCTTGAGACTGAAATGAAAAAATTTTAGACCGTATAGCGCTTCGTCAATACATTCTAATTAgactaaataataaatttaatttttTATCATATACCAAAAATGAGAACGGGAACGACAAAGTTCTTGCTGATCCTACGTGTCGAAATTAAATGCTGTCGGCACTTATCCATCCGCTCTAAGAGATAGGAGCTTCCGTCCGCTCTAAGAGATAGGAGCTAGAGCGGTTGCCAATTTTAAAACGTAAGAGCGATCGGTTCTAATTAAGTTTTAAAACAGGCTTTTAACTACCTTAACAAATGGATTATATACGATTTTTTTCATTAATAAATGGTTGCATTTGAATTCAATATTTACAATAATCATATCACCTTATTAGTGAGTAAGTGATCTCTAATTAACTTCTCTTGTAATTTAGCTTAGCTAACATGTCAACTTTGCTCACCAGAATTGACTTCAACAATCTCTATTCTCTAATGCTCTATCAAACTAAATAGCATAAATTTCAATGACGTAGAGTCGTAATATTTGGAGTAGTTAGGTAAAATAATGCCTTGGTCAATAAATATATGATATCGTCTTTATTACGGAGTATTTAATTAACATGCATACAATAAAATTAAACCATTACCAAACCCTGCACTTATAGCAGTTGATATATCGTTCACCCAAAAATTTAAAAAGTTTGGTGTATTTTTAATTACATTGAGAATAACCTACGTGGATAAATTAGAATGTCTCGTTTTTTTTCCTTTTGTAGTTGGGGAAAGTTTTTCTGATGAACTGCATGCGAATATTTGCTTGCAATTAGCTGGTATATTAATTATCGGCAGATCAATTATCGGTTGCGTGGTCATTATATTAAATCTCATAAAGTGACCAAATCTCATAAAAACTAGTACTATTAGGGATAGCCAGTTTAGTTATTTTTTGGCAAAAATAACCGTTTGGTTTATGTTTGAAGCGTTTTTGAATTGTTTCGTCCCTTTAAATATAAAGTTTATTTTTTATCTTAATGTTTATGTTTTTTTAAATTCTTTAGTCCTTCGATCCTAACGGACGTTAATTTTGGCCGAGTTGGCACTTACAGTCAATCATAGAGTGGCACGAGTCACTTACGTGTAAAAAAATTCCACATAGACTTTGTTATTCTAAACCTGATTATAATCGGACCGAATCGAAATTGAACCAAAACTTAAACCAAATCAAACTtaaaaaaaatgaataaataatTTTTTATCTATCGTCTCTCCTTCATTCCGAAACACGTTGAAGGAGACGAGAGGGAAAGAAACTCGATAAACATATTATATTTTTAGAAATCGTCAGATCAATCTTCATATACGATATTTATCGGAAAGTACACCGCTAAAAAAAGTAACTTTCTAATAAATAGTTGTCGGGATGGACTTGTTCACCAAAAACCAATATATGAATCAGAAATTCATTTTCTAAAACCAATGTACTATGTGCAGTtccaaagttttcagttgcaatattTTTTTTGAATTACATTCAGTTGCAATATTGATTTACTTATATTTCGTCACTTTTATCCAAACTGTAGGATAATATACTCCATCCATCCTAAAAAATGCACTATGTTTTTTTATGTCATTTTAAATTATTTTGATAATCTTTTTTTTTGAAGTTATTATTTTGATAATCTTGAGGAGAAATTATGCTGAGATGGAAATCGCCGAAATTGATTGAATAGCGAATTGCATTCCACGTCATCTGATGAATCATATCACGTGGGGATTTAAATTCCCCGCGCGGGACACAAAAAACGAGGAGAAAATACACATACTCCAATATTTTATCCAGCCAGCAGTCTACTCgagataataataaattaataacaaTTAAAAAGGAATTATTGCAACTAACGCCTTTTAACTGTTTACTTGGGACCAACGGAAAGTGTCCACGTCATCTCCACCGCCAATTACGTTGGAACTTCCTTTAACCGCCTATCTCTCTCATCCATCTTCTATAACCCTCCACAACAATGCGATTTATAAAAATGGCCAAATACTCATTCTTCAGCTAcaagttttctttttctttctctttATAGCTTTTTTTTTTTGGCTGATAGCTTCAAATCGATAGTAATGGATATTGATGTTGTTGATGAATACACGAAGCTTGTTAGGAGAATGAACCCTCCTAGGTAATTAAGTAAAATTTCTAATTTTGGGGTTCTTAATTTTAATTTCTATATCCCAAATAATTTTTTTCCTGATTCGTTTGTTGCAGAGTTGTGATTGACAATGATGCTTGTGAGCATGCAACTCTGATAAAGGTAACTTAAGGCGCAAAATATATGATTATTATCAAGTGTTGTGCATTTCCATTGAATCTAAATTGGGTAGTTTTAGCTAGGTTGACAGTATCAATAGGCATGGTATTCTGCTAGAAGTTGTTCAATTCTTGACAGATCTTGACCTTGTTATATCAAAGGCTTACATATCTTCTGATGGAGAGTGGTTTATGGAtggtatgtatatataaaatttatgATCATACTCTGTTTGTGAAAAGTACTCTCTGCCTATTTTTGTTTTTCTGAATTCTGTTTTTAGTGTTTCATGTGATTGACAATGGAGGGAATAAGATTCAAGATGAAGATACACTTAATTACATACAGAAGGTAATTCCCAATATCACACTATTAGTTTATAAACTAGAGCTAGCTATATCTGAATTATCTTTTACAAACTTCTTTTGCAGAGTGTTGAAGCCAAAGCATGTTTCCAAAGTTCAATTAGAAAGTCTTGTGATAAACAGTATACGTTAATAGAGCTAACTGGCTCAGACAGGCCTGGATTGCTATCAGAAATATGTGCAGTTCTCTCGGACCTCGGCTACAACGTGGTAGATGCGGAGATATGGACTCACAACGGAAGAGCTGCAGCTATTTTTCATGTTAATAGAATTGAAGAACCCAGTCAGCTGTATATGGTTAAAGAACTCCTATACAATGTCCTCAAAGGAAGTTTTGATTTCAGGATCCCACGAATAACAATTTCATCAGTTGGGGTTATACATAGAGGCCGAAGATTGCACCAGATGTTCTATGATGACAGAGACTTTGAAAAACCAGAGGTCTTAAACTATAGTACCTCTAGTCCTCACGTGACCATCTTGGATTGTTGTGATAGGGATTACACGGTTGTCACCATCAGGTCTGAAGATCGGCCTAAGTTGTTTTTCGATATCCTCTGCACTCTAACTGATATGGAGTATTTAGTTTTCCATGGAACGGTCATCTCTGGACGAATGGAAGCTTACCAGGTATGAACAAACTTAAACAGTGTTAAACCCAAAAATGTAAAGTAACCATTTTTCGTCACTAATGATTTGGCGATTTAGCAGGAATACTATATCAGACACGTGGATGGACTCCCAATTAGCTCAGAAGCAGAACAGCAACGTGTTATAGATTGTCTAGAAGCGGCAATTCAACGAAGGGCCACAGAGGTATATATAGCCATACACTACCTTGTTGAACAAGGTTTTTCCAGGTTTAGAATGAAGAAGTAATATTGCCTAAATGTTGCAGGGCCTGGAACTTGATCTGTGCACAGATGACCGGTTTGGATTGCTCGCTGATATTACCAGGATATTTCGTGAGAATGGTTTGTGGGTCAGAAGAGCGGAAATTTCTACTATGAATGGGAAAGTGAAAGATAGTTTCCTAGTGACAGACGTGTCAGGTGACCTTGTAGACACCAAAATTGTGGATTCTATTCGGAGACAAGTAGGGCAAACTACACTACAAGTAAAAGGCAGCTTGAATCTCCCTCCTAAGCTTATCCCAGAGACCTCAGGAAGTTTCCTTTTCAGAAAACTTTTCAAAGGAGGAAGTTTCCAAAACTTCAAGCTAGTCAAATCCTACTCAATAGTCGATTTGCAAAAGTCCCTCTCAACGAAAGTGATGGAAATTTGATATGATATATTATTAAGCAAGTCCTAGAAGTagcatatgattaaaatttatgaaGCCAGCAGTTAAATAGTTAGCTTTGTACATAAAGTTGGTATTTGCAGTCTGCAATTGATTGAGTGTAGAGAATGAGAAAGTTGTACAGAATTGGTTAATAAACAGAATAGGAAATGTAAGTTTTATAAGATGAAAAATGCTCTGTTGCAGTTTACACTAAGAGTAGTCCTAATATCTCACCCTTGTGTTATGACAATTTCCAAAAAAGAACTTGAACATTTGTTTGAGACCATGACCTTACATTGTTTTGACAAGTAGAAAAGGCCACAAATTGCAATGGGCAAAACAAAGATAATAATTAAAAGGACTTCGTAACAACATGAGTTTATACTAGCCCTTATACAATACAACAGATTAATAGGGCAATCACATAGGCACATACAAGAATTAGAATTCTGAAGTTCCTACCTTAATCTGATCTAATTGGCGCGTGTTTAAATTGTGAGGTACAAGTACAACCACTTGATTAGTTGAAGCCACTGGTTTCAGATTTGACAATTGTATGATCCTTTGATTTGGATATGCCGGCAGAGAAAGCCTTTTGTAAGACATCTATCCGCTCTGCTACAAGCCTCTCTTTAACCTTGTCTATTTCAAGGCTATCCT
Coding sequences within it:
- the LOC139882233 gene encoding recQ-mediated genome instability protein 1-like, with protein sequence MPRRRLRLTCVSDDEEADDEVQIQNPPNPPPAPANQEPVTIISDDDFVDVSDNLSTPSPTSSPPPPPPPNPTTSAPPVYSSMSTGSPIGDLLAGMGLRLKNEWLDACVRGLEGSGQGFAIFDLNTKAKLCFEQFLFSDMNRSGGGVLPENVHTLNMVDLKGPFVLQVDEIVNISCPLRGRYQETPPGIKRCLKLSMTDGVQRVFAMEYKPINDLKVFSPAGLKVAICNVHVRRGLLMLVPEAFTVLGGMVEELEAARERLVTEVNKPPRGKRTREGAATPLSTRATHAAWPSNVGDTQEQPNVSAHFATPLQASQRAATSVGSCTIRCQRITETVSVPIRVQTSMSNQSSTIFPDVEEMHTNSGPESRTDVTHNMNSDSEMHVDTVPVSRNNVTSHINSDTTMHVDTAPVRRQDAANDLNRNAEIAPEDIHMATEFENPHMLSGFTDTPFTYMARLSSKWAAMNGRAPSVQGKIKCFLTGVKGFQYKQRTTYELHVYVDDGSLISEILIDHNVVQRGIGYSPGEVTAALSSSDKKICSDMKHTLKQFQKFLANFEGTMLVQINESSHLPVAHEMSQGCTAYDARSLLRRCKKSLAPAQAPVRAPIEAIDLSP
- the LOC139882234 gene encoding ACT domain-containing protein ACR6-like, producing the protein MDESVKRKMVEIELHSTSSDDDEYTKLVRRMNPPRVVIDNDACEHATLIKVDSINRHGILLEVVQFLTDLDLVISKAYISSDGEWFMDVFHVIDNGGNKIQDEDTLNYIQKSVEAKACFQSSIRKSCDKQYTLIELTGSDRPGLLSEICAVLSDLGYNVVDAEIWTHNGRAAAIFHVNRIEEPSQLYMVKELLYNVLKGSFDFRIPRITISSVGVIHRGRRLHQMFYDDRDFEKPEVLNYSTSSPHVTILDCCDRDYTVVTIRSEDRPKLFFDILCTLTDMEYLVFHGTVISGRMEAYQEYYIRHVDGLPISSEAEQQRVIDCLEAAIQRRATEGLELDLCTDDRFGLLADITRIFRENGLWVRRAEISTMNGKVKDSFLVTDVSGDLVDTKIVDSIRRQVGQTTLQVKGSLNLPPKLIPETSGSFLFRKLFKGGSFQNFKLVKSYSIVDLQKSLSTKVMEI